One segment of Solanum lycopersicum chromosome 1, SLM_r2.1 DNA contains the following:
- the LOC101252810 gene encoding uncharacterized protein, whose translation MVRTRATTTPTPTPARQETIEPATGAVARGRTTVRGRGRGRGRTSSRGRGRAPSPSDTRAVTPPPTEEIIREGEDGETEQVQNEEMPPQPTPEMINQVLAYLSGLSDQGQTPPVFSAPAPQAPEVQHAATMAPHMDVPLEIGTFPRLTTGPIMTNDQHELFSKFLKLKPPVFKGAESEDAYDFLVDCHELLHKMGIVKRFGVEFVSYQFQGNAKMWWRSHIECQPTEAPPMTWTSFSSFFMEKYIPRTLRDRKRDEFLSLEQGRMSVNAYEAKFRALSRYATQLCFSPQERIRRFVKGLRSELWISAL comes from the coding sequence atggttagaactagagcaacgactacgccaacgccaacaccggccagacaagaaacaattgagccagccactggggctgtggctcgaggaagaacaacggtaagaggccgtggtagaggtcgtgggaggacgtcctctaggggaagaggacgagcacctagcccatctgatactagggcagtgactcctccaccgactgaggagataataagagaaggggaggatggggaaactgaacaagtgcaaaacgaggaaatgccaccccaacctaccccagagatgatcaatcaggttctggcttatcttagcgggttgtctgatcagggccagacacccccagtgttttctgcaccagcacctcaggctccggaggtacaacatgcggctactatggctccccacatggatgttccattggaaataggcacgtttccacgtctgactactgggcctataatgacaaatgatcagcatgaacttttcagtaagttcttgaaattgaaacctccagtcttcaagggtgcagaatctgaggatgcttacgattttctggttgactgtcatgagctactacacaagatgggtatagtcaaacggtttggtgttgagttcgtgagttatcagtttcaagggaacgccaaaatgtggtggcggtcacatattgagtgtcaaccaacagaggcaccacctatgacttggacctcattctctagcttttttatggagaagtatatcccccggactttgagggataggaaaagggatgagttcctgagcctagagcaaggtaggatgtcggttaatgcttatgaagctaagttccgtgcactatccagatatgccacccaactatgtttcagtccacaagagcggattcgccgttttgtgaaggggttgaggtcagagttgtggatttcagccttatag